A part of Halobaculum sp. MBLA0143 genomic DNA contains:
- the secY gene encoding preprotein translocase subunit SecY, translating into MSWKETAEPLLTRMPTVTQPEGHVPFKRKLGWTAGILVMYFFLANVTLFGLGTGGSDAFGQFRSILAGTSGSILQLGIGPIVTASIVLQLLGGANLLGLDTDDPRDQVLYQGLQKLLVVVMIFLTGLPMVFAGGFLPPSQQAAASLGIGTTGVQALLFAQIAVGGILILFMDEVISKWGVGSGVGLFIIANISQRILGGLFGTESLGLTNGFFPNWVGIATGSVAVNGLGGILLEPGKLIALFTTVLIFVTVVYAESVRVEIPLSHARVKGARGRFPVKLIYASVLPIILVRALTANIQFFGQILSSQLGSLPAWFAVYSNGQAVDGLLYYLRPIRGPQQWMWFVYAPPGDPIDIIARVAVDLTITIGGSAIFAVFWVETTDMGPESTAKQIQNSGMQIPGFRQNPQVIEKVMERYIPQVTVIGGALVGLLAVLANMLPTLGNVSGTGLLLTVSITYKLYEEIAEEQMMEMHPMMRQMFGSD; encoded by the coding sequence ATGAGTTGGAAGGAAACGGCCGAACCACTACTCACGCGGATGCCCACGGTCACCCAGCCGGAGGGCCACGTCCCGTTCAAACGGAAGCTGGGGTGGACTGCGGGGATTCTCGTGATGTACTTCTTCCTGGCGAACGTGACCCTGTTCGGGCTCGGGACGGGGGGGAGTGACGCCTTCGGACAGTTCCGGTCGATCCTGGCCGGCACGTCCGGATCGATCCTACAGCTCGGGATCGGTCCGATCGTCACGGCGTCCATCGTTCTCCAGCTGCTGGGCGGCGCGAACCTCCTCGGGCTCGACACCGACGACCCCCGCGACCAGGTGTTGTACCAGGGGCTCCAGAAGCTCCTCGTGGTCGTGATGATCTTCCTCACGGGGCTGCCGATGGTGTTCGCCGGCGGGTTCCTGCCCCCGAGCCAGCAGGCTGCCGCGTCGCTGGGAATCGGCACCACCGGGGTGCAGGCGTTGTTGTTCGCACAGATCGCCGTCGGGGGTATCCTCATCCTGTTCATGGACGAGGTCATCTCGAAGTGGGGCGTCGGCTCCGGGGTCGGGCTGTTCATCATCGCCAACATCAGCCAGCGTATCCTCGGCGGGCTGTTCGGCACGGAGTCGCTGGGCCTCACGAACGGCTTCTTCCCCAACTGGGTCGGCATCGCCACGGGGAGTGTCGCCGTCAACGGGCTGGGCGGGATCCTGCTCGAACCCGGGAAGCTGATCGCGTTGTTCACCACCGTCCTGATCTTCGTCACGGTCGTGTACGCGGAGTCCGTCCGCGTGGAGATCCCACTGAGCCACGCCCGCGTGAAGGGGGCTCGTGGGCGGTTCCCGGTGAAGCTGATCTACGCCAGCGTCCTGCCGATAATTCTCGTCCGGGCGCTGACGGCCAACATCCAGTTCTTCGGGCAGATCCTCAGCTCCCAGCTGGGTTCGCTGCCGGCCTGGTTCGCGGTGTACTCCAACGGCCAAGCGGTAGACGGGCTGTTGTACTACCTCCGGCCGATCCGCGGCCCACAGCAGTGGATGTGGTTCGTGTACGCGCCGCCGGGCGACCCGATCGACATCATCGCCCGGGTCGCCGTCGACCTCACGATCACCATCGGCGGCTCCGCCATCTTCGCCGTCTTCTGGGTGGAGACGACCGACATGGGGCCGGAGTCGACCGCGAAACAGATCCAGAACTCCGGGATGCAGATCCCCGGGTTCCGGCAGAACCCCCAGGTGATCGAGAAGGTGATGGAGCGGTACATCCCGCAGGTGACCGTCATCGGCGGCGCGCTCGTCGGCCTGCTGGCCGTCCTGGCGAACATGCTCCCGACGCTGGGCAACGTCTCCGGGACCGGGCTCCTGCTGACAGTGTCTATCACCTACAAGCTGTACGAGGAAATCGCCGAAGAACAGATGATGGAGATGCACCCGATGATGCGGCAGATGTTCGGTTCGGACTAG